Proteins from a genomic interval of Crassostrea angulata isolate pt1a10 chromosome 7, ASM2561291v2, whole genome shotgun sequence:
- the LOC128191911 gene encoding intraflagellar transport protein 46 homolog isoform X3: protein MESPDSEDERNRGILNVQNQPYDEALEIPDGEEVASEYSPTPRVHPVPPGSPTHSFDASEPSAPRGQSRGDTPPETTMSDENDDEFEDNMNQMPHQGELKPMQQSQAPKPQPRQQQQFENDEDDDDDDDSGSDTDDDDDDDDDDDDDHVPVEGAYDPGDYENLPVTPEIKELFQYITRYTPQTIELDHSLLPFIPDLIPAVGDIDAFLKITRPDNRPDTLGLTVLDEPCAKQSDPTVLDLQLRAISKQTTDKKVVVKSIDTAEKNPKQIESWIDSIKELHRTQPPPNVHYSKNMPDIDTLMQEWPPEFEELLKEVGLPTAELDCDLPQYVELVCSILDIPVYKGSPHHNEKIQALHVLFTLYSEFKNSQHFRALAQDNQLDNALKGGGPEDAPDDKEEERLIL from the exons ATGGAGTCTCCTGATAGCGAAGACGAAAGAAAT AGAGGAATTTTGAACGTACAAAACCAACCTTACGACGAAGCTCTAGAGATTCCAGACGGCGAGGAAGTTGCAAGTGAATATTCACCCACTCCTCGAGTCCATCcag TGCCTCCTGGTTCCCCAACTCACAGTTTTGATG CATCTGAGCCTTCTGCACCAAGAGGACAGAGTAGAGGAGATACACCCCCAGAAACAACCATGTCTGATGAAAATGATGATGAATTCGAGGATAATATGAATCAAATG CCTCACCAGGGTGAACTGAAACCCATGCAACAGTCACAGGCCCCTAAACCTCAGCCCAGACAGCAACAGCAGTTTGAgaatgatgaagatgatgatgatgatgatgactcCGGGTCAGATACagatgatgacgatgatgatgatgatgacgatgatgatgatcaTGTTCCAGTGGAAGG aGCATATGACCCTGGGGATTACGAAAATCTTCCTGTTACTCCTGAAATAAAGGAACTGTTTCAATACATTACaag ATACACTCCTCAGACAATTGAACTAGATCACAGCCTCCTACCGTTTATCCCTGACCTTATCCCTGCTGTTGGAGACATTGATGCCTTCCTGAAG ATAACTCGCCCAGACAACAGACCCGACACCCTAGGACTGACAGTGCTAGATGAGCCCTGTGCCAAGCAGTCTGACCCCACTGTCCTTGACCTTCAGCTCAGGGCCATATCAAAGCAGACCACGGACAAAAAGGTGGTGGTCAAGAGCATAGATACAGCAGAGAAGAACCCGAAACAGATAGAGAGCTGGATAGACAGCATCAAGGAACTTCACAGGACCCAGCCCCCTCCCAACGTTCATTATTCCAA AAACATGCCAGACATAGATACTTTAATGCAAGAATGGCCACCTGAATTTGAAGAATTACTGAAAGAG GTTGGACTTCCTACAGCTGAGCTGGACTGTGATTTGCCTCAGTATGTGGAACTTGTTTGTT CAATACTTGATATACCTGTTTATAAGGGATCACCTCATCACAATGAAAAGATCCAAGCTCTTCATGTTTTGTTTACACTGTATTCAGAATTCAAGAATTCTCAG CATTTCCGGGCCCTTGCTCAAGACAACCAGTTGGATAATGCCCTGAAAGGAGGTGGCCCGGAGGATGCTCCGGACGACAAGGAAGAGGAAAGACTGATCTTGTAA
- the LOC128191911 gene encoding intraflagellar transport protein 46 homolog isoform X1: MESPDSEDERNRGILNVQNQPYDEALEIPDGEEVASEYSPTPRVHPGLSRQKRPPVPPGSPTHSFDASEPSAPRGQSRGDTPPETTMSDENDDEFEDNMNQMPHQGELKPMQQSQAPKPQPRQQQQFENDEDDDDDDDSGSDTDDDDDDDDDDDDDHVPVEGAYDPGDYENLPVTPEIKELFQYITRYTPQTIELDHSLLPFIPDLIPAVGDIDAFLKITRPDNRPDTLGLTVLDEPCAKQSDPTVLDLQLRAISKQTTDKKVVVKSIDTAEKNPKQIESWIDSIKELHRTQPPPNVHYSKNMPDIDTLMQEWPPEFEELLKEVGLPTAELDCDLPQYVELVCSILDIPVYKGSPHHNEKIQALHVLFTLYSEFKNSQHFRALAQDNQLDNALKGGGPEDAPDDKEEERLIL; the protein is encoded by the exons ATGGAGTCTCCTGATAGCGAAGACGAAAGAAAT AGAGGAATTTTGAACGTACAAAACCAACCTTACGACGAAGCTCTAGAGATTCCAGACGGCGAGGAAGTTGCAAGTGAATATTCACCCACTCCTCGAGTCCATCcag GACTCTCTCGCCAAAAGCGACCACCAG TGCCTCCTGGTTCCCCAACTCACAGTTTTGATG CATCTGAGCCTTCTGCACCAAGAGGACAGAGTAGAGGAGATACACCCCCAGAAACAACCATGTCTGATGAAAATGATGATGAATTCGAGGATAATATGAATCAAATG CCTCACCAGGGTGAACTGAAACCCATGCAACAGTCACAGGCCCCTAAACCTCAGCCCAGACAGCAACAGCAGTTTGAgaatgatgaagatgatgatgatgatgatgactcCGGGTCAGATACagatgatgacgatgatgatgatgatgacgatgatgatgatcaTGTTCCAGTGGAAGG aGCATATGACCCTGGGGATTACGAAAATCTTCCTGTTACTCCTGAAATAAAGGAACTGTTTCAATACATTACaag ATACACTCCTCAGACAATTGAACTAGATCACAGCCTCCTACCGTTTATCCCTGACCTTATCCCTGCTGTTGGAGACATTGATGCCTTCCTGAAG ATAACTCGCCCAGACAACAGACCCGACACCCTAGGACTGACAGTGCTAGATGAGCCCTGTGCCAAGCAGTCTGACCCCACTGTCCTTGACCTTCAGCTCAGGGCCATATCAAAGCAGACCACGGACAAAAAGGTGGTGGTCAAGAGCATAGATACAGCAGAGAAGAACCCGAAACAGATAGAGAGCTGGATAGACAGCATCAAGGAACTTCACAGGACCCAGCCCCCTCCCAACGTTCATTATTCCAA AAACATGCCAGACATAGATACTTTAATGCAAGAATGGCCACCTGAATTTGAAGAATTACTGAAAGAG GTTGGACTTCCTACAGCTGAGCTGGACTGTGATTTGCCTCAGTATGTGGAACTTGTTTGTT CAATACTTGATATACCTGTTTATAAGGGATCACCTCATCACAATGAAAAGATCCAAGCTCTTCATGTTTTGTTTACACTGTATTCAGAATTCAAGAATTCTCAG CATTTCCGGGCCCTTGCTCAAGACAACCAGTTGGATAATGCCCTGAAAGGAGGTGGCCCGGAGGATGCTCCGGACGACAAGGAAGAGGAAAGACTGATCTTGTAA
- the LOC128191911 gene encoding intraflagellar transport protein 46 homolog isoform X4, whose protein sequence is MESPDSEDERNRGILNVQNQPYDEALEIPDGEEVASEYSPTPRVHPGLSRQKRPPASEPSAPRGQSRGDTPPETTMSDENDDEFEDNMNQMPHQGELKPMQQSQAPKPQPRQQQQFENDEDDDDDDDSGSDTDDDDDDDDDDDDDHVPVEGAYDPGDYENLPVTPEIKELFQYITRYTPQTIELDHSLLPFIPDLIPAVGDIDAFLKITRPDNRPDTLGLTVLDEPCAKQSDPTVLDLQLRAISKQTTDKKVVVKSIDTAEKNPKQIESWIDSIKELHRTQPPPNVHYSKNMPDIDTLMQEWPPEFEELLKEVGLPTAELDCDLPQYVELVCSILDIPVYKGSPHHNEKIQALHVLFTLYSEFKNSQHFRALAQDNQLDNALKGGGPEDAPDDKEEERLIL, encoded by the exons ATGGAGTCTCCTGATAGCGAAGACGAAAGAAAT AGAGGAATTTTGAACGTACAAAACCAACCTTACGACGAAGCTCTAGAGATTCCAGACGGCGAGGAAGTTGCAAGTGAATATTCACCCACTCCTCGAGTCCATCcag GACTCTCTCGCCAAAAGCGACCACCAG CATCTGAGCCTTCTGCACCAAGAGGACAGAGTAGAGGAGATACACCCCCAGAAACAACCATGTCTGATGAAAATGATGATGAATTCGAGGATAATATGAATCAAATG CCTCACCAGGGTGAACTGAAACCCATGCAACAGTCACAGGCCCCTAAACCTCAGCCCAGACAGCAACAGCAGTTTGAgaatgatgaagatgatgatgatgatgatgactcCGGGTCAGATACagatgatgacgatgatgatgatgatgacgatgatgatgatcaTGTTCCAGTGGAAGG aGCATATGACCCTGGGGATTACGAAAATCTTCCTGTTACTCCTGAAATAAAGGAACTGTTTCAATACATTACaag ATACACTCCTCAGACAATTGAACTAGATCACAGCCTCCTACCGTTTATCCCTGACCTTATCCCTGCTGTTGGAGACATTGATGCCTTCCTGAAG ATAACTCGCCCAGACAACAGACCCGACACCCTAGGACTGACAGTGCTAGATGAGCCCTGTGCCAAGCAGTCTGACCCCACTGTCCTTGACCTTCAGCTCAGGGCCATATCAAAGCAGACCACGGACAAAAAGGTGGTGGTCAAGAGCATAGATACAGCAGAGAAGAACCCGAAACAGATAGAGAGCTGGATAGACAGCATCAAGGAACTTCACAGGACCCAGCCCCCTCCCAACGTTCATTATTCCAA AAACATGCCAGACATAGATACTTTAATGCAAGAATGGCCACCTGAATTTGAAGAATTACTGAAAGAG GTTGGACTTCCTACAGCTGAGCTGGACTGTGATTTGCCTCAGTATGTGGAACTTGTTTGTT CAATACTTGATATACCTGTTTATAAGGGATCACCTCATCACAATGAAAAGATCCAAGCTCTTCATGTTTTGTTTACACTGTATTCAGAATTCAAGAATTCTCAG CATTTCCGGGCCCTTGCTCAAGACAACCAGTTGGATAATGCCCTGAAAGGAGGTGGCCCGGAGGATGCTCCGGACGACAAGGAAGAGGAAAGACTGATCTTGTAA
- the LOC128191911 gene encoding intraflagellar transport protein 46 homolog isoform X2 encodes MESPDSEDERNRGILNVQNQPYDEALEIPDGEEVASEYSPTPRVHPGLSRQKRPPVPPGSPTHSFDASEPSAPRGQSRGDTPPETTMSDENDDEFEDNMNQMPHQGELKPMQQSQAPKPQPRQQQQFENDEDDDDDDDSGSDTDDDDDDDDDDDDDHVPVEGAYDPGDYENLPVTPEIKELFQYITRYTPQTIELEYKLKPFIPDYIPAVGDIDAFIKITRPDNRPDTLGLTVLDEPCAKQSDPTVLDLQLRAISKQTTDKKVVVKSIDTAEKNPKQIESWIDSIKELHRTQPPPNVHYSKNMPDIDTLMQEWPPEFEELLKEVGLPTAELDCDLPQYVELVCSILDIPVYKGSPHHNEKIQALHVLFTLYSEFKNSQHFRALAQDNQLDNALKGGGPEDAPDDKEEERLIL; translated from the exons ATGGAGTCTCCTGATAGCGAAGACGAAAGAAAT AGAGGAATTTTGAACGTACAAAACCAACCTTACGACGAAGCTCTAGAGATTCCAGACGGCGAGGAAGTTGCAAGTGAATATTCACCCACTCCTCGAGTCCATCcag GACTCTCTCGCCAAAAGCGACCACCAG TGCCTCCTGGTTCCCCAACTCACAGTTTTGATG CATCTGAGCCTTCTGCACCAAGAGGACAGAGTAGAGGAGATACACCCCCAGAAACAACCATGTCTGATGAAAATGATGATGAATTCGAGGATAATATGAATCAAATG CCTCACCAGGGTGAACTGAAACCCATGCAACAGTCACAGGCCCCTAAACCTCAGCCCAGACAGCAACAGCAGTTTGAgaatgatgaagatgatgatgatgatgatgactcCGGGTCAGATACagatgatgacgatgatgatgatgatgacgatgatgatgatcaTGTTCCAGTGGAAGG aGCATATGACCCTGGGGATTACGAAAATCTTCCTGTTACTCCTGAAATAAAGGAACTGTTTCAATACATTACaag GTATACACCACAGACTATAGAGCTAGAATACAAACTTAAACCATTTATTCCTGATTACATTCCTGCTGTGGGTGACATTGATGCGTTCATCAAG ATAACTCGCCCAGACAACAGACCCGACACCCTAGGACTGACAGTGCTAGATGAGCCCTGTGCCAAGCAGTCTGACCCCACTGTCCTTGACCTTCAGCTCAGGGCCATATCAAAGCAGACCACGGACAAAAAGGTGGTGGTCAAGAGCATAGATACAGCAGAGAAGAACCCGAAACAGATAGAGAGCTGGATAGACAGCATCAAGGAACTTCACAGGACCCAGCCCCCTCCCAACGTTCATTATTCCAA AAACATGCCAGACATAGATACTTTAATGCAAGAATGGCCACCTGAATTTGAAGAATTACTGAAAGAG GTTGGACTTCCTACAGCTGAGCTGGACTGTGATTTGCCTCAGTATGTGGAACTTGTTTGTT CAATACTTGATATACCTGTTTATAAGGGATCACCTCATCACAATGAAAAGATCCAAGCTCTTCATGTTTTGTTTACACTGTATTCAGAATTCAAGAATTCTCAG CATTTCCGGGCCCTTGCTCAAGACAACCAGTTGGATAATGCCCTGAAAGGAGGTGGCCCGGAGGATGCTCCGGACGACAAGGAAGAGGAAAGACTGATCTTGTAA
- the LOC128191911 gene encoding intraflagellar transport protein 46 homolog isoform X5, producing the protein MESPDSEDERNRGILNVQNQPYDEALEIPDGEEVASEYSPTPRVHPASEPSAPRGQSRGDTPPETTMSDENDDEFEDNMNQMPHQGELKPMQQSQAPKPQPRQQQQFENDEDDDDDDDSGSDTDDDDDDDDDDDDDHVPVEGAYDPGDYENLPVTPEIKELFQYITRYTPQTIELDHSLLPFIPDLIPAVGDIDAFLKITRPDNRPDTLGLTVLDEPCAKQSDPTVLDLQLRAISKQTTDKKVVVKSIDTAEKNPKQIESWIDSIKELHRTQPPPNVHYSKNMPDIDTLMQEWPPEFEELLKEVGLPTAELDCDLPQYVELVCSILDIPVYKGSPHHNEKIQALHVLFTLYSEFKNSQHFRALAQDNQLDNALKGGGPEDAPDDKEEERLIL; encoded by the exons ATGGAGTCTCCTGATAGCGAAGACGAAAGAAAT AGAGGAATTTTGAACGTACAAAACCAACCTTACGACGAAGCTCTAGAGATTCCAGACGGCGAGGAAGTTGCAAGTGAATATTCACCCACTCCTCGAGTCCATCcag CATCTGAGCCTTCTGCACCAAGAGGACAGAGTAGAGGAGATACACCCCCAGAAACAACCATGTCTGATGAAAATGATGATGAATTCGAGGATAATATGAATCAAATG CCTCACCAGGGTGAACTGAAACCCATGCAACAGTCACAGGCCCCTAAACCTCAGCCCAGACAGCAACAGCAGTTTGAgaatgatgaagatgatgatgatgatgatgactcCGGGTCAGATACagatgatgacgatgatgatgatgatgacgatgatgatgatcaTGTTCCAGTGGAAGG aGCATATGACCCTGGGGATTACGAAAATCTTCCTGTTACTCCTGAAATAAAGGAACTGTTTCAATACATTACaag ATACACTCCTCAGACAATTGAACTAGATCACAGCCTCCTACCGTTTATCCCTGACCTTATCCCTGCTGTTGGAGACATTGATGCCTTCCTGAAG ATAACTCGCCCAGACAACAGACCCGACACCCTAGGACTGACAGTGCTAGATGAGCCCTGTGCCAAGCAGTCTGACCCCACTGTCCTTGACCTTCAGCTCAGGGCCATATCAAAGCAGACCACGGACAAAAAGGTGGTGGTCAAGAGCATAGATACAGCAGAGAAGAACCCGAAACAGATAGAGAGCTGGATAGACAGCATCAAGGAACTTCACAGGACCCAGCCCCCTCCCAACGTTCATTATTCCAA AAACATGCCAGACATAGATACTTTAATGCAAGAATGGCCACCTGAATTTGAAGAATTACTGAAAGAG GTTGGACTTCCTACAGCTGAGCTGGACTGTGATTTGCCTCAGTATGTGGAACTTGTTTGTT CAATACTTGATATACCTGTTTATAAGGGATCACCTCATCACAATGAAAAGATCCAAGCTCTTCATGTTTTGTTTACACTGTATTCAGAATTCAAGAATTCTCAG CATTTCCGGGCCCTTGCTCAAGACAACCAGTTGGATAATGCCCTGAAAGGAGGTGGCCCGGAGGATGCTCCGGACGACAAGGAAGAGGAAAGACTGATCTTGTAA